The bacterium nucleotide sequence TCTCGGCGCAAAGGTGTGGAGATCCAGGGCCCCCTCAATCGGGATCGGGATGGGGTCGGGTTCTTTCATCACGCGCCCTCAAGCCTGGTTCGCCGCAGCGCTGCGGACAATGTGGCGCATCTCTCCGGGGATCTCAAGGGAGAATGCGGTCAGCCCCGAAAAATCACAAACCACTATCGCTCCGGCGATCCCTTCGAGCCAGTCCAGTGGTATACTTTCCATGCTAATCTCCGTAACCGTCATGATTGCTGCAGACCTATAATAGCCAATCGCCGCATCAAAGTCAATACTCTTCAGGGTGCCACGCTTGCAAAAAAAGATTGCATGGAATCGCCGAAAAGAGTAACATATCGGTAATAGACCCCTGATATGCCCTGAAATCTGAGTCCTGCCGGGTGGAGGAGAAGGTGGGCTGGTGGGTCGGCTGGGTCGAGCGTCCGGACGGCGCCGTTTTCTTCGCCCTCAACATCGATATGCCCGGCGACGGCGCGGATGCCCCTAAACGCGAGTCGATCGGCCGGGCCATCCTGCACTCCATTCAGGCCCTGCCGGGAGAATAAAACTCTGGAGTGGATATCATGAAAAAAATAATCCTGGCAGTTGTGCTTCTCGTGCTGATCTTTATCGGGCTGCATGAATATCGTTCTCCGGACACCGCGCCGGCCGTGGTCAACGGTTCACTGATCGCAGGCGAAAACAACGCCCCGTCGGAAATGATCTCCAGCAAAAAACCGGCGGAGGGCGCCCCATCGGCAACGAGCGGGTCGGCTTTTTCGGCAGTGGAGGTCGAGCTGATCCTTCAGCGTCACAACCAGGCGCGCGCGGCCGTGGGCGCCCGTCCCCTGATCTGGTCGCAGGATCTCGCTCGCTACGCCCAGGAGTGGGCGGATCATCTCGCGGCGGCGGGCTGCCGCTTCGAGCACCGGCCGGAAAGCGGCCCCTGGAAAGAGAAATACGGGGAAAACCTCTTCATGGGCACGGCCGGTTATTACGGCGCTGGGGAGGCTGTGGACTCGTGGATCAGTGAAAAACGGTTTTATCAGGGCCAGACTCTCAACGAGGCCAACTACCATGAGTTCGGCCACTATACCCAGCTCGTCTGGAAATCGACCAAAAAGGTTGGCTGCGGCCAGGCGCTCTGCAATGGCGAGGTGATCATCGTCTGCAACTATGCCCCCGCCGGCAATGTCATCGGCGAAAAGGCGTGGTGACCCTCCTTTCGCGCGTCGGTCCCGGCAGAATCGGCTTTCATCCTCCCCCTCTTGATTTTTCTTAAGAACATATTTTCCCGTGCTGCGTTTTATTGATGGACAACCCCGATTCGATACCACCGGGGGGGAGGTAACCCGGCTCGCATCCGGCGATCCGGGCATTCGAGAAAGAGAGGAAGTGTATGAAAAGAAACCAATGGATTGCAAGCTTGATGCTCGGATCCGCCGTGATTCTGCTTGCCGCCATGGCCGCGCCGGCACAGCCGCCGCGCTGGAGCGTGGATGAACAACTCAAGCGGCTCGAACAGGATCTCAAACTGACAACCGAGCAGAGCAAGACCATCAAAGCGATTCTCACCGATCAGCAAAAAGAGATGCAGACGCTCCGGGACCAGAATCAAGGTGACCGCGAATCCATGCGGGAGAAAATGCAGGCCCTCCGCAAAAAGTACGATGAAAAGATCCTCGCCGTGCTGAATGATACCCAAAAGGCGGAATACAAAAAGATGATCGAGGAACGTGCCAAATGGCGTCAGGGCCGCGGCCGGCACGGCGCTGACAATCCTCCGCCTGCCAAATAACCAAAACTGCAGGGAGCTGTCCATAACGGATTCCTGAACGGGTAACTTGTATGAAACAGAGAAAAATGCTCCTCCTCATCGCACTGCTGGTGATCCTGGGGGGGCTGGCGGCGATTCTGTCGCGCAAGCCTTCCAGCGGCAAGGTTGAATACCAGTTCGTTGAGATTACGCGCGGCAATGTCCAGAATACCATCAGCAGCACCGGGACCATCGAGCCGGTCAGCAAGGTTGAGGTGGGCACCCAGGTGAGCGGGACCATCGACCGCATTTATACCGATTTCAATCAAGTGGTCCACAAGGGACAGCTCCTCGCGGTGCTGGATACCGTCCTTCTCAAGGCGGCCGTACTCGACGCTCAAGCCAATCTGGAGAAGGTCAGCGCCCAGCTGGAACAGGCCCGGGCGGATTTCGAACGCAACAAGACGGTCTATGAGAAGAAGCTGATTTCGGAGGCGGAGTATCTGCCTTACAAGGTCAACTACGCCGCGCAGGTCGCCAATCTGAAATCCGCCCAGGCCAACCTCGTCCGCGCCGAGCGCAATTTAAAATTCGCGGTGATCCGCTCACCCATCGATGGGACTGTGATCAGCCGCAATGTCGAGGCGGGCCAGACGGTCGCCGCCAGCCTTCAGGCGCCGGTGCTTTTCATCATCGCCGGGAATCTGAACAAGATGGAGATCCACGCCGCCGTCGATGAGAGCGATATCGGCTCGATCCGGGAAGGCCAGATGGTGCAGTTCCAGGTGCCCGCCTACGCGGACAAGACCTTCACCGGCACCGTCCGGCAGATCCGTTTGCAGCCTGAGACCGTCCAGAATGTGGTGAACTATACGGTGGTAGTCGATGCCGATAACGTGGACAATCTCCTGCTGCCGGGGATGACCGCCACCCTCGACTTTATTGTCCAAGACCGCCAGGATGTGCTGCTGGTGCCCAATGCCGCCCTCAATTTCAAACCCACCGATGCCATGCTGCAGCAGATCCGCAAAAACCGGGAGGCGCTCGCTGCCGGCATGCCCGATTCCCTGCGCGGTCGCATGCGCTGGAATGTGGGAGGCGACAACGCCGCGGGAGGAGGCGCCCGCACGGAAGGCGGCGGAAATGGCATGCCAGGCGGCTTGGCGCGCGAAGGTGGCGCTCCGGGCATGCCCGGCGGCGGATTCATGCGCAACGGCTCCCTGCCCAAAGATATGGGCCGGCTCTATTTTCTCGATGAGAAGGGCAATCTGGCCATGGCCATGATCCAGACCGGTGCCAGTGATGGCAAATCGACGGAGATCGTACGCGGCCGGCGCATACGGGAGGGGATGAAGGTCATCAGCGGCCTGGTGGAGAGCAGCTCCGGCAAGCCCCGGGTGCAGACGACCCGAACGCCGGCTATGGGACCGGGCATGGGCGGACGGCCCTTCTAGAGGGTAGCCTGGATCAAGCAGACAGCGAGGAGAGGCATGCAGACGGTCATTGAAACCCGGCATCTGAAAAAGACCTATCAGATCGGCGATATCGCCGTGCACGCCCTGCGCGGTGTCGATCTCGTCATCAACCGGGGCGAATTCCTGGCGATCATGGGAGCGTCCGGTTCGGGCAAATCCACGCTCATGAATCTCCTAGGCTGCCTCGATGCCCCCAGCTCCGGAGAGTACTATCTCAACGGCCGGCGGATCAGCGAACTCTCCCGCAATGCCTATGCGGAAATCCGCAACCAGAATATCGGCTTCGTCTTTCAGGGGTTCAACCTGCTGCCGCGCACCTCAGCTCTCGAAAACGTCGAGCTGCCCCTCCTTTACGACCGCACCCATCGCATCCCCGATCACCGCCAGGCCGCTCTCGACGCGCTCAGGATGGTCGGGCTGGGCGATCGCATCCATCATGAGCCCAATCAGCTCTCCGGCGGCCAGCAGCAGCGCGTCGCCATCGCCCGCGCCCTGGTGAACCGGCCGGCCATCATCCTCGCCGACGAGCCGACCGGCAACCTCGACAGCCGGACCTCCATCGAGATCATGGCGGTCTTCCAGGCGCTCAACCGCCAGGGCATCACCATCATCCTGGTGACCCACGAGGCGGATATCGCCGCGCATGCTCATCGCATCGTCGAGATGCAGGACGGGCTCATCCGTCGTGATGCGCCCCACGCGGCGTCCCGCGATGCTGCGGGTGAACTCGAGACCTTGCGCCTGGCGCCCGCCGTCCCGGAGGAGGAGTAACCCATGTTGCAGCTGAGAAATCTGATCCGCACCGCCTTGCGCAGCCTGACGAAAAACCGCATGCGCAGCCTTCTGACCTCTCTGGGCATCATCATCGGTGTCAGCGCGGTGATCATCATGGTGGCCATCGGCGAGGGCTCGCAAGCCCAGATCGCCCGGACGATGAATATGCTCGGGACCGACCTGATCATCGCCTTTCCCGCCTCCAGCCGTATGGGCGGAGTCAGCCGCGGCGCCGGCAGTTTCAACCGCTTCACCTTCGCCGATGTGGAGAAGATCCGACAGAGCGCCCAATATATCGCCGCGGTCTCCCCGGTGGTCACCTCGGGAGGCCAGATCATCGGCGGCGGCAAGAACTGGAGCACGACCGTCTTCGGGGTGACGCCAGACTATTTCACCATCCGCAACTGGCAGGTCAAGTCAGGCGACTTCTTCAGCGACCGCGACGACCGGTCACGCCGCAAGGTCTGCCTTCTCGGCAATACGGTCGCCGAGGCGCTCTATGGCGATCAGGATCCGGTCGGCCAGAAGGTGCGCATCCGCAACACCCCTTTCACGGTGGTCGGGGTCCTGCGCAGCAAAGGCCAGTCGGCTGCCGGAGCGGATCAGGATGATGTCATTCTCGCGCCGTCCACGACAGTTCTTTACCGGCTGCGGGGCGGGCAGAATATCAACATGATCAACGCCAGCGCCAAATCGGGCGCCGTGGTAGCCCAGGCCCAGGCCGAGATGGCGGCTTTGCTGCGGTCGGCGCATCACATCGAGCCGGGCGAGGAGGATGATTTCGTTGTCCGCACCCAGGCGGAGATCACCGAGGCAGCCTCCGCGGCTTCCAAGGTCATGACCATGTTGCTCGCGGCGGTGGCGGGCGTCTCGCTGATCGTCGGCGGGATCGGCATCATGAACATCATGCTGGTCTCGGTGACCGAACGCACCCGGGAGATCGGCATCCGCATGTCGGTGGGCGCGCGCAGCAGCGACATCCTCACCCAGTTTCTTTCCGAAGCGGTTGTGCTGAGCCTGAGCGGCGGTTTGATCGGCATCCTGCTGTCGGTCATCCTCTGCAAGCTGCTCAATCAGTTCACCTCGTATTATACCGTGATCAGCCCCGAGATTGTGTTGATTTCGGTCCTCTTTTCCGCGGCTGTGGGGGTATTTTTCGGCTTTTATCCCGCGCGCAAGGCCGCCGGTCTCAATCCCATCGATGCGCTCCGTTATGAGTGAGCGCGGGATGGGGTGGCGGCGCCGGATAGTATAAAATAGTTCACTTTCTCCTTGCACATTTCCATAATTTGCCATATACTGTGTTAGAGTTTGGCACGACGCCTTCTCCGGAGTTGATTTCTGAGCTGCTGGATTGCAGGATCCTTACGATGAGCACAATCGCTTTTATTACATACTGTCCCCAACGGTCTGACATCCGGGTTTCAGCGGATGACCCTCCCCGACCTGTTTTAACCTGGTCCGTATAAAGTAGTCCCTTTTTCGTTCATGTCGTCTGGACATGAAAATTCGCGCTCTGCAACGTAGTTGTATGGACAACCGGTCAAATGCACAAGAAATGAAAGCCACCGTGCATCTTTTGCTCTCGGATGGTCTCAACCGGCCGCACCGGTTCCTGGTGCTGCTGCTCATGACCTGCTTTCTGGTTTCCTGCGATGCTCCGGTCAAGGTCGGCTTGATTGGCGACCAGTTTGGCGCGGCGACTGCCGACTCCGCTTATGCGGTGATGGACAAGGCGGTTTTGCGCTTGCAGCGGGAACAGCCGGATGTCGTGGTTCATGTCGGGGACATGGTGGAGAGCGTGCGCAACATTCATTCCTTCGAGGATTATCAGAAAAACTGGCTGACAGCTGCCTCGATTATGAACAAACTGAATCGGCCGTGGTTCCTGGCGTTCGGCGATCATGACGTCGTCCCACCTGAGTATCAACCCCTCTCCGCCGATCATTCGCGCGAGGAATGGGCATTCAGACTGGCGCATCTGCAGGGACTCCCCGTCGATTCGCTGCCCTATTACGGGGTCTCCATCAAGGGGTATCATTTCATTTTTCTTTACAGTCTTGAAAATCTGCACACCGACCCCCGCTGGGGATCCATTTTCCTGAATTCCATTTCAGACCGCCAGATGAGCTGGCTGAAAACGGAGTTGGATACCCATAAAGATTCCAAGGGGATCGTCGTTATCCTCCATCATCCGCATTGGTATGTCTGGTCCAATTGGTACCGGATTCATGAATTGCTGCGCCGATATCCGGTAAAGGCGGTCATTGCCGGCCACTTTCACTATTCCCAGGATGATGGTATCCTGGATGGCATCCGCTATTGCGTTATGGGTTCCACTGGCGGAGTGATCAATGACACCGATCCCAATAGCGGGGGAGCTTTCGTCTACGGCCTGATGACGCTCTTTGAGAGGAAGCAGCCAGGGTTCGTCGTCAGATCCGTCAAATCGGACAGCGTTATCAGCGTTCCCTCAAGAAGAAGCATGGATCGGATCCAGGCCATCGAATGCATGCTGGATGGCTTGTGGCAGGATGAAAATATGGTCCTGCGGCAGGGAAGATTATTTGACAAGAATGGCGACAAGCTCACGTTACTGCATGGGATCGGACTGGAATCGATAGCGAATCCGGTTGATGTCCCGATTACCATCGCTATTGAATACGATACGACTCTGATTGGGGCGACCCGATGGAATATCGGCCCGGCGCCGGTGGATGGCCGTGCAAAACTGGAATTGAAACCCGGGCTTGGCATGGGTTGGGCCAATTATTCGAATGTCGGCAAGTGGGATAAAAGCAAACCGGTTTGGGCTGCTGATCTCCGGCCGCAAATCAGGCATGACCTGAAGAGCATCACGCTGAATGTCTTCGTCAGTTTCCAGGATGACCGGGTACGCCGGGTAAAACGGACCATTACCTATAGCATTAACTGAGCGGAATACCATGCATGAATCTCTTTTCAACCTGGACAAATCCAGCATCATTCCGTACTATTATCAGCTACAGGAAGTTCTGGAAAACCTCATCGAACAGGGGGTATACAAGCCGGATGAAAAGCTTCCGTCGGAAAATGAATTGAAGGATTCGCTGGGCATCAGCCGTGCAACGGCCCAGCGTGCATTGCAGCACCTGGTCGACCGGGGCATGGCGCGGAGAATTCAGGGCAAAGGCACCTTCGTCGCCAATAAAACGATCACCTACAGCGTGGTTGCGGCGTTCAGTTTCTCCGCTGAAATGCTCGGCTTGAATAAAAAAGTGCACAGCAAACTGATTTGCGCGGAAGAAATTCAGGCGCACAGCCTCATTTCCAAGATGCTGCAAACGGCCGCCGATACCAAATTTTACAGTATCCAGCGCATCCGCTATGTGGACAGCGAACCCATCTCGCTGCAGACCTCGTATCTGCCGGTGGGCCTGGTGCCTGGCCTGATCGCAAAAAACTTCGAAGAAGAATCGCTGTTTGAGACGATCAAAAAGGACTATGGTTTGACCATCAAGGATGCCCAGGAAACCTTGCAGGCGGTGAAGGCTACGGAATACGAAGCCAGACACCTGAGTATCAAGGAGGGCGATGCGGTGTTCCTGCTGGAACGGATTACCCGGATCACCTCAGGGGAAATTCTGGAATTTGTCAAAACCATTCTCAGGGGTGATACCGGAAAATTCTATATCGAATTATCGCCGGAATTAAAGTGACGGGAGCCGTTGTGTCCTCTTTCAATCTGGACGAT carries:
- a CDS encoding CAP domain-containing protein — translated: MKKIILAVVLLVLIFIGLHEYRSPDTAPAVVNGSLIAGENNAPSEMISSKKPAEGAPSATSGSAFSAVEVELILQRHNQARAAVGARPLIWSQDLARYAQEWADHLAAAGCRFEHRPESGPWKEKYGENLFMGTAGYYGAGEAVDSWISEKRFYQGQTLNEANYHEFGHYTQLVWKSTKKVGCGQALCNGEVIIVCNYAPAGNVIGEKAW
- a CDS encoding efflux RND transporter periplasmic adaptor subunit produces the protein MKQRKMLLLIALLVILGGLAAILSRKPSSGKVEYQFVEITRGNVQNTISSTGTIEPVSKVEVGTQVSGTIDRIYTDFNQVVHKGQLLAVLDTVLLKAAVLDAQANLEKVSAQLEQARADFERNKTVYEKKLISEAEYLPYKVNYAAQVANLKSAQANLVRAERNLKFAVIRSPIDGTVISRNVEAGQTVAASLQAPVLFIIAGNLNKMEIHAAVDESDIGSIREGQMVQFQVPAYADKTFTGTVRQIRLQPETVQNVVNYTVVVDADNVDNLLLPGMTATLDFIVQDRQDVLLVPNAALNFKPTDAMLQQIRKNREALAAGMPDSLRGRMRWNVGGDNAAGGGARTEGGGNGMPGGLAREGGAPGMPGGGFMRNGSLPKDMGRLYFLDEKGNLAMAMIQTGASDGKSTEIVRGRRIREGMKVISGLVESSSGKPRVQTTRTPAMGPGMGGRPF
- a CDS encoding ABC transporter ATP-binding protein gives rise to the protein MQTVIETRHLKKTYQIGDIAVHALRGVDLVINRGEFLAIMGASGSGKSTLMNLLGCLDAPSSGEYYLNGRRISELSRNAYAEIRNQNIGFVFQGFNLLPRTSALENVELPLLYDRTHRIPDHRQAALDALRMVGLGDRIHHEPNQLSGGQQQRVAIARALVNRPAIILADEPTGNLDSRTSIEIMAVFQALNRQGITIILVTHEADIAAHAHRIVEMQDGLIRRDAPHAASRDAAGELETLRLAPAVPEEE
- a CDS encoding ABC transporter permease translates to MLQLRNLIRTALRSLTKNRMRSLLTSLGIIIGVSAVIIMVAIGEGSQAQIARTMNMLGTDLIIAFPASSRMGGVSRGAGSFNRFTFADVEKIRQSAQYIAAVSPVVTSGGQIIGGGKNWSTTVFGVTPDYFTIRNWQVKSGDFFSDRDDRSRRKVCLLGNTVAEALYGDQDPVGQKVRIRNTPFTVVGVLRSKGQSAAGADQDDVILAPSTTVLYRLRGGQNINMINASAKSGAVVAQAQAEMAALLRSAHHIEPGEEDDFVVRTQAEITEAASAASKVMTMLLAAVAGVSLIVGGIGIMNIMLVSVTERTREIGIRMSVGARSSDILTQFLSEAVVLSLSGGLIGILLSVILCKLLNQFTSYYTVISPEIVLISVLFSAAVGVFFGFYPARKAAGLNPIDALRYE
- a CDS encoding metallophosphoesterase; protein product: MKATVHLLLSDGLNRPHRFLVLLLMTCFLVSCDAPVKVGLIGDQFGAATADSAYAVMDKAVLRLQREQPDVVVHVGDMVESVRNIHSFEDYQKNWLTAASIMNKLNRPWFLAFGDHDVVPPEYQPLSADHSREEWAFRLAHLQGLPVDSLPYYGVSIKGYHFIFLYSLENLHTDPRWGSIFLNSISDRQMSWLKTELDTHKDSKGIVVILHHPHWYVWSNWYRIHELLRRYPVKAVIAGHFHYSQDDGILDGIRYCVMGSTGGVINDTDPNSGGAFVYGLMTLFERKQPGFVVRSVKSDSVISVPSRRSMDRIQAIECMLDGLWQDENMVLRQGRLFDKNGDKLTLLHGIGLESIANPVDVPITIAIEYDTTLIGATRWNIGPAPVDGRAKLELKPGLGMGWANYSNVGKWDKSKPVWAADLRPQIRHDLKSITLNVFVSFQDDRVRRVKRTITYSIN
- a CDS encoding GntR family transcriptional regulator, with the translated sequence MHESLFNLDKSSIIPYYYQLQEVLENLIEQGVYKPDEKLPSENELKDSLGISRATAQRALQHLVDRGMARRIQGKGTFVANKTITYSVVAAFSFSAEMLGLNKKVHSKLICAEEIQAHSLISKMLQTAADTKFYSIQRIRYVDSEPISLQTSYLPVGLVPGLIAKNFEEESLFETIKKDYGLTIKDAQETLQAVKATEYEARHLSIKEGDAVFLLERITRITSGEILEFVKTILRGDTGKFYIELSPELK